Within the Orenia metallireducens genome, the region AGCTAAAATATCCTCTTTCTTTCCTACAATCACTGTCAAGAACCTTTTAGGATAGGTATACTTAGCGAAGACCTCTTGAGCCTTACTGGCACTTAGGTGATTATACTCCTCTATCACCTTGTTGATATAATCAGCATCTCTATCTTGTAGTTCAACATTATAGATAACTCTATTTATAACATTTAACTTAGATTTATATGATTTAGGGTAAAAGGCATTATAGAGATTGATAATCTTAAATAATTCACCTTCCTTTATCTTCTTCTCCCCACTTTTAATCAAAGTCATCTCCTCTTTAATCGCCTCTATCGCCTGATAGGTATTTTCAGGCTTTACCTCTGTACTGATATAATAGACTCCCCCTAATTGATTATAAGTGTCATTTGCATAAATTCCATAAACGAAACCCTTCTCAGTACGGAGATTATCCATTAATCTACTCTCAAAATCCCCTCCACCATAGACACGATTAGCCATGGTAAGAGCAATTCTATTCTCAAAGCTATTATCAAAGAAGTTATATCCCATCTTAATTTTGGCTTGAGTAGCATCAGGCTTATTGACTAAAATGACTTTACCATAATTCTCCCTCTCCATCTTAACTAATGGATTTTTAATCTCAACTTCAATATCCTGATACTTACTCTCCTTTTCTTCTTTTACCTGCTTATCTTTAGTAGAGTCTTGTCTTTCTTCCTCCTCTACCATACCCCAGTCATTAAAGTACTCTTGAAGCATCTTCTCCATCTTCTTAGTATCTATATCACCTACAACAGCAAAGATGGTATTACTAGGAGATATATTCTTGTCATAAAAACTCTGCAGACTCTCAGGAGTGATATTTGAAAGAGCAGCTATATTCAAGTCAATATTATCATCAAAAGAGTATGGATGGTTATTATAAATGTTCTTATAAAAATACATATCCAGTAAAGAACCCTCTTGGGTCTTGGCTTGAGCTAAACTCCTATACACTTCCTGCTTTACCCTAGTGAAATGATTGGCATTAAACTTTGGATTTTTGAAAATTTCTGCCATTAAAGAGATTAGCTCCTTAGTATCTGTACTTAAAGCACTACCTCCAAAGCTGAGATAATCATTCTCTACTCCAAACCCAAAATCGATTCCATTGATATCCTTATAATTAGCCAATTCCTTTTCATTGAAATGCTTAGTCCCAGTATTCATCATCTCAACCATAAAGGAGC harbors:
- a CDS encoding M16 family metallopeptidase; this encodes MKKLIIGIMLLLVVFQVAYSEAVFAEVEYNKELFEKLAVNKNKVPHIDIPEYKRVKYENGLIVYLVEDHQLPIVEIKGYINGGRRQEVKELAGISSFMVEMMNTGTKHFNEKELANYKDINGIDFGFGVENDYLSFGGSALSTDTKELISLMAEIFKNPKFNANHFTRVKQEVYRSLAQAKTQEGSLLDMYFYKNIYNNHPYSFDDNIDLNIAALSNITPESLQSFYDKNISPSNTIFAVVGDIDTKKMEKMLQEYFNDWGMVEEEERQDSTKDKQVKEEKESKYQDIEVEIKNPLVKMERENYGKVILVNKPDATQAKIKMGYNFFDNSFENRIALTMANRVYGGGDFESRLMDNLRTEKGFVYGIYANDTYNQLGGVYYISTEVKPENTYQAIEAIKEEMTLIKSGEKKIKEGELFKIINLYNAFYPKSYKSKLNVINRVIYNVELQDRDADYINKVIEEYNHLSASKAQEVFAKYTYPKRFLTVIVGKKEDILAQFEEQGINVEVVEIK